Proteins encoded within one genomic window of Bradyrhizobium sp. CB1717:
- a CDS encoding cold-shock protein — protein sequence MAIGTVKWFNPTKGYGFIQPDSGGNDVFVHISAVEKAGFTSLAEGAKVSFDIVKNRGKDSAENLRIE from the coding sequence GTGGCAATTGGGACAGTGAAGTGGTTCAACCCGACAAAGGGGTATGGGTTCATTCAACCGGATTCGGGCGGCAATGACGTCTTTGTCCACATCTCCGCGGTTGAGAAGGCTGGTTTTACTTCGCTCGCAGAGGGCGCAAAAGTCAGCTTCGACATCGTGAAAAATCGCGGAAAAGACTCGGCGGAAAATCTACGAATCGAGTGA